CGCAGCAAGAGCGAGGAGTTCTCCGGCAAGAAGGCGGCCCCCGTAGCGCCGGACGCCGTCCCGCCGCCCCCAGCCCCGCCGACGCCTCCCGCGCCGCCTCCGGTCCCCGTTTCGCCGCCGACCGAGACCCAGCCCACCGTTCCGGGCGTTCCGCCGCCACCGACGGCTCCCGCGACCGACGACGCCTCCTTGATCAACGAGATCAACGCCTACGTGAAGTGCCTCAACCGCACCGCCTCCCGCACCGCGGACAGCCGCCGCCGCTATCTCTCCTGGGTCAACGAACAGAGTGGCCCTACCTGTAAAGAAACCTACATCTCCTACGGGCTCTATACCTTGTACGAAGACGGCGTGAAGACCTGTAACGACGCGGCCGACAGCGGCAAGACGACGGGTCCCTCGCTGCCCAAGGCCGAGCAGGCCGCCGCCGAGCTGGCCGCGGCCTACGCCGAGCTGGTGCCGCTCGCGCAGAAGGCCGAGGACTATTACCAGCAGCAGGATTACAAGGACGACGGCTGCGCCAAGGCCAAAGAGATGCATCCCAAGCTGATGTCGGCCTTCAACCGCTTCCTCGACGCCGAGCGGCGCCTCTCCGCCGAGGTCGACGCGATCAAGGCCGACGTTGAGCTCAAAGAGCTCGCGCGCCTCGAGCAGCAGCAGGGCAAGCGGCTGCCGTACTACACCCAAAGTTTCATGATCGCCTCGCGGCGCCTGATGCGGACCGTTCCTAAGGAAAATCTCGCGGAGTTCCAATCCGCCGCCTACCTTGCGGCCTACGACGGACTGCAAAAGGAGTACGACGCGATGCTCGCCTACGCGGAGGCCAATGCGCCGGAGACGAGCAAGACCTTCTGGTACAGCGGCTTCGAGAGCAGCGCGAAGAACTTCTTCACCCAGGCGAAGTTCCTCAAGCGGGACCTGGCCGAGGGCAAGAAGGCCAACGCCCGCGGCATGAACGAGGTGGTCGATTCCTACAATCGGCTGGTGGGCGACGCGAACAACCTGCGCTTCGACTTTCCTTAGGTCTGATTTCTCCGCCAAGGTAGCAACTTTAGTACTTTTTTTCCGAAGATCCCCCGTACCGGGAAAATGGCTGGTGGGGGCACACGATCTCTGGGCTTCGTCCCGTCCCGCCTCATTTAACCCCTCAAAATAATTCCATTTATTGGGAGTGTCCATGACGCCACCTCTCCCGACGTCTCCTCTTGGAGGAGCCGCGAAAATCGATTCGTCCGCCGAAGTCCCCGCGCCTTACGAGGGGAAACCCGCGCCCTTGGGCCCGGGCGGCGGCGCCCCGCTCAACCCCGTGGATACCTTTGTCCCGATGGACGACTCCGGGACCGCTGAATACAAGACCGTCCAAGAACTCCTCGCCGCGCTGGGGGACGAGCAACTCTTCGGCAAGCTCGGCTACGCGAAATACAATCCCGAGCGCAACGGCAAATACCTCGAGGTGACCGTCGCCGTCCTCGAGATCAAGAAGCTGATCCGCGGCGACAGCAAGTCCTCCGCCGAGGCCGTGAAAAGGATCGGCGAGTGGCTCAACAAATACGAGCTGCTCACCGACACTCAAGTGGCCCACGTCGCCCGCGTGAATTTGATCAAGGCCCTCCAGCGCGCCCCTAAGGGCGCCGGCATCGACGCGGGCGTGAAGGACGTCCTCGCCGCCTTGCAAAAGCAATACACCCCGAAGCCGCCGGAGCCCAAATCCCCGCCCGCCAAGGAGGCGCCCAAGGAGACACCCAAAGAGGCGCCGAAGGCGAAGGAAAATCCCCCTCCCAAGGCTGCGAGCTCCCTGACCGAGGCCTTGAGCGACCGCGTCCTCTTCGACAAGCATTTCGACGCCTACGACAAGGAGCGCAACAAGACTTACGCCCCGGTCAGCATCGCCATCCTCGAAGTGAAGAAGGTCGCCAAGGGCGAGGCGAGCAGCCCGGCCGAGGCAAAAGGGAAGATCGTCGCCTGGCTGAAGGACGAAAAGCTCTTGAAGGACCCCGTCGCCCACCAAGCCCGCTTGGGTTTGATCGCGGCCTTAAACGCGGCCCCCAAGGGCACGGAGGCCTACAACCAAGCCATCGCGGAACTCCTCGCCGCCTTGAAGGCCAACTACGGAACGGCGGGGGCCCCCGCGAAGCCGGAAGAGGCGAAACCGGATGCCGGTTCCAAGGCCAAGGCCGGTCCCAAGGGCCTGACCGAGCTGAGCGTCAATCCCAAGGGCAAGACCAAGGCGAAGCGCGAGGACGACACCTCCAGCCTGAGCTCGGGCCTGACCGCGGCGGTCAAGCCGGCGATGAGCCGCCTGCTCAAGAAATACGACAGCCTGAACGTGAAGTGCCAGATGACGCTCTCGATCGACGAATCCACCGGACAAATAGTCACTGTCTCCTTCAAAGACATCAAGACGGGCGCCAATATCTCCGCGGAGGATACCCGCGAGCTGCTGGAGACCATCGCCAACAATCTTCGCACGCGTTTTCGTTTCAAGCCCATGGGCGAGTCGGGGCTCGCCTTCATCAAGGTCCCTTTATCCATCGTCGGTCAATGAGGAATTTATGACCCCGCCCATTTTCAGCAGACCCGTGGCAACCCAAAATCCTGTGGAACCGCATCCTTTTCTCACGGGTTTCTCGAGAGCGGATGAAAGCAAACCGGAGCTGGTTTCCGGCGACAGCTCCTCCTTCATTCGGCTCGACGACAAAGGAGAGACCTTTCCCACCGTGGAGGACCTGCTCAAGGCCATCGCGGACGAGCCCTTGTTCGGCGCGGTGGCGAACGCGAAATACCAGCCGGAGCGTAACAAAAAGTACCTGAAGGTTACGGTCGCGATTTTGGAGATTCGAAAATACCTGCGCGGCGACGAAAAGAGCGCCACAACCGCCGCGAAGAAGATCGAAGAGTGGCTGAGCGATGGCGAACTGCTCGGCGACACCCTCGTCGCCCACCAGGCCCGCGTCAACCTCATCAAGGCCCTCAAAAAGGCGCCCAAGGAGAAGGGGATCGACGAGGGCGTGAAGGCGATGCTCGCGGCCCTCACCAAGAATTACGCACCCAAGGCCGCCGAGGCCAAGCCCGCCGAGTCGGCGGGAGAGGCGAAGGCCAAGGACGCGGCCGCCGTCCTCTCCGAAATGACCGACGCCAAGCTGTTCGGCGAGAAGTATTCGGCCTACGATGCCAAGCGCAACAAGGAATACCTCGACGTGACCCTGGCGATCATGGAGGTCCGCAAGTTCGTCCGAGGCGACGCCTCAAATCCGGCCGCCGCCCAGGAAAAGATCGCGGCTTGGCTGAACCAATACGCCCTGCTGACCGATGCCGTGCCGCACCAGGCCCGCGTCAACCTGGTCAAGGCGCTCGAGGGGGCCTCCGGCGCCTCCGAGGAGTGGAACAAGGGCGTCGCCGCGATCGTGGCGACCCTGCGGGCCAAGTACAACCCCGCGCCGCCGGAAAAGCCCGCGGAACCCGATCCCCCCAAGGAAACTCCGAAGCCGGAGGAAAAGCCCGCGCCCGAAAAGCCCAAGGAGGAGCCGCCCAAGGAGGGCGTCCCCGCGGACAAACCGAAAGAGGCGGAGAAGCCCAAGGAGGCGGCCAAGCCGAAGACCTTGCAGGCGAGCTATGCCTTCACCAAATTCACTTTCGCCGCGAAGGACAAGCGGGAGGATACCGACTTAACCTTGGTCAAGTCGGTCATGGCCCTGTTGCGCCCGGCCGTCGATCCCCTGCAGACGAAGGACCCAGAATTCGAGTTGAAGTGCGAGATGCAGATCAAGATCAACAACGAGACGGGCGAGGTGGTCGAGGTCTTGATCCAGGACATCAAGGTCAAGGGCAAGACCTCCGTGGAGGACATCGAGGGCGCCTTCCAAAACATGGCCGAGCGTTTCCACGCCCGCTACCGTTTCAAGCGCGGGAAGGAAGACAAGGGGCCGACGACGGTGATCGGGATTCCGTTGGATTTTAAGAAAAAGTAGACGGTAGGGGCGAACAGGACCGCAAGGTCCCAAGCAAGGTTCGCTCCTACAGGTTTTCGAAAAGGATCCCGTAACGCAGCCCGTGGTCGCTGACCAGGATCTCCTCCATTCCAAAAAATTTCATAGACTCAAGCAGGATGGCGCCGCCGATCGGCAGCAGCTCGGCCCGGTCAGGGTGCATGCCGGGCATGGCGCGGCGCTCGGCCAGACTCTTTCCGCGCAGCGACTCGACCAGGCCTTCCAAGGCGGGAAGCTTGAGCCGAAAGCCGTGCACCTTCTCCGGATCGTAGGCCGGCAACTGCTGCAGGACCGCGGCCAGGCTGGCTGGCGTCGCGGCGACGGCGGCCCAGGCCTCGGGGCGCGCTCGGACCTCGCCCAGGTTTTCTTGCAGCAGGCGGCGGATCTCGCCGAGCACCGCGCTCCATTCCGCATCGCGGATCGGATGCCCCCGCACGAAACGCTCGGTGAGCTTGACCGTCCCCATCGGCAGGCTGAAGCGGGGCCCCTGGCGCCCGAAGACGAATTCCGTCGAGCCGCCCCCGATGTCGATCATGCCCAGCGAGCCGCGGCCTCCGCCGAAGTCGTGCCAGGCGCTGGCGAAGGAGTAATGCGCCTCCTCGTCGCCGCTTAGGACGCGGACGGGAAAACCCAGCTTATCTTGAATCTCCGCGGCGAAGTCGGCGCCGTCGCGGGCGCGGCGAAAGGCCGCCGTCCCGGCGGCCAGGATGCGCTCGGCGCCCTTGGCGAGGGCCAGCTCTTTGAAGCGGGCCAAGGCCTTGAGCGCGCGGGCCTTCGCCTCGGGGTGCAGCTCGCCGCCGTCGCTCAGCCCCTGGCCCAGACGCGTCACCTCGCCCTCGTCGAACAAGATGCGCGTCGAGCCGTCGTCCTGTCGGCGTCCGACCGTGACCAACAGCGTGTTGGAGCCGATGTCGATGACGGCGAGGGTCTTCATCTATTCCTTTTTCTTCTCCCCGGTATCGAGCCAATTGGACCAGTCGGGCGTCTTGCATTGCCCGTCGGTGGTGATAGCGGTCTGGTTGGAGCCGTCCCACATCATGAGATAAAGGTTGGATCCGCGGTTGCGGCTGCTCGAAAACACCAGGTAACGCCCGTCGGGTGAGAAGGAGGGGTTTTCGTTGTTGCCGCTGCCGCTGGTCAGCTGCTGCTGCATCGAGCCGTCGGCGTTCATCAGGAAGACATCGAAGCCGCTGCCGCTGCGTTTGACGAAGGCGATCTTGTCGCCGCGCGGCGACCACTCCGGCGTGTCGTTTTGGTAGCCGGTGAAGGTGAGGCGCTTGGGCTCGGCGCCGTTCTTGTCGGTGACGAAGAGGTGCAGGTTGCCCGCCCGCTCGGAGGCGAAAGCGATCAGGTTGCCGTCCGGGGACCAAGAGGGGGAGATGTCGATGCCCTGGCTCTTGGTCAGCTGCGCCACCTGGTTGCCCTTGGCGTCGATCAGGTAGAGATCCGGGTCGCCCGCCATGCTGGAGGAGAAGGCGATCAGCGAACCGTCGGGCGAAAAGCTGGGCGTGATGTTGAGCATGTTGTTGAAGGTGAGGCGCTTCGGCTTGCTCTTTTTCACCGAGCTCATGAAGAGCTCGGGGAAGAACTTGGCGTAGGAGGTGAAGACCAGTTGGCCGCCGTCGGGCGAGAAATTGGGCGAGAGGTTCATCGCGGTGTTGTTGGTGATGGGCTCGCGCTCGGTGCCGTCGACGTTCATGATCACGATCTGCTCTTTGCCCCGTGGGCCGCACGCCGCCGCGATCTTGGTGTTGAAGATGCCGCGCTCGCCGGTTAAGGCCAACAGGATCTCGTCGGCGAAGCGGTGGATCGCCGCATAGGCCTTGTCCTTGGGGACTTTGTATTCCTTGCCGACCAGCATTTGCTTGAGGCTGGGGTCGTAGAGCCTCAACTCGAGGACGAGGTTCTTGCCCTTCTTTTGGTAGCCGCCCTTGACGAAGACGGTCGCACCCGTAGCGGTCCACTTCGAAAAATCCAGGCCCTCCTCGGGAGTCAGCGCCGGGCCGCGGTCGGCGTAATGGGCCTTGTCGACGATGTCGAAATAGCCCGCGAGCTTGAGATTCTTTCGCAGAATGTCCGCGACCTCGACGCCGGTGGCGTCGGCCTGGCCGCTCTTCTTTTCGATCAGGTCGGCCACCGCGATGGGGAATTTCCGCTCGGGGGAGAACTGGTCGATCAGGATGTAGATGGCGGCTTGGGAGCTGAGCGGCAGCAAGAGCAGGAACGCGAAGAGGGCGAGGGAAAGGCGGCGTTTCATGGATATCTCCTATGAAAAATCATCTCCTGCCTAGCATGCGGGAGCTGAAATCGACAACAAATCCTTCGGACAAGGCCTCCGCCTTGATGCCCTCCGGCGGCGGCGGGAGGGGCGAGGCGCGCTCGATGGCGCGCAGGGCGGACAGATCGAAGCTCTCGTTGCCGCTGCCGCGCACGACGTGCTTGGAGATCACCTGGCCGGAGGCGTTGATCCGCACCTGGATGCGGGCGCGGATCGCCTGCTCGCCCTGGGGCGCGCCGCCGGTGCTGATCCATTGCCGGATGATCTTGGAGCGGACGGCGGACTGGTACTGGGCGTAGCCGGGATCGGTCGCGTTGACGTCGCCGGCGGGGCTGCCGAAGGCGGGGACTTGGCCCGTACCCGTGCCGCCGGGCACGCCCGTCGGCGCGGCGGGTTGGGCGGCGGTTTCGCGCTCTTTCAGCTCGGTTTGGATGCCGGCCAGGGCCTCGGAGATCTTGGCCTCGTTCGGCGCGGGGACGCGCGGCTTGGCGGCGGGCACGACCGGCGTCGCCGGGGCGGGCTTCGCGGGCGAGGGTTTGGGAGCGGGCTTCTTCTCTTGGCCGAGATGCACCGTCGGCTTGGGTTCCGCGGGCGACGCCGGCTTGGCCGGCTTGGGCGGCGGCGCCATCGGCTCTATCGGCGCGGGTTTGGCCACGGGCACGGGAGGCGGCGGCTGCGGGGGCGCGGCGGGTTGCGGCGCGGCCGGCTTTTCGGCCGGCGGCGGTTTGGCGAACAGGGATCCGCGCGGATCGCCCATGCGCGTGAGACGCACCATCGTGACCTGGGTGGTCTTGACCGGCGGCGGAGGCGTCGTATCTCCGAACAGCAGCAAGAGGATCAGGGCGATGGCATGCAGGCTGATCGAGTAGAGAAAATATTTTTTATAGGAGTCCGAAAAGTCCAAGGGAATTCGTTCCTGAGAGATTTCGTGGGACCCGGTTTCGATATCCGTTAAGACGGCGTTTTTGCGGGGTTCGTAGGGGCCGTTCGCGAACGGCCCCTACGTGGCTGGCAAAGACGCGACGATAACGACATCAGTATCCCGGGGGCGAACCCAATTTCGCCCCTATAATGGCTTTGTGATCTCGGGCTCGGTGACCATCCCGATGCGTTCGATCCCCGCCTGCTTGCAGGCCGACATCACCTGCACCACCGACCCGTAGGGGACGTTGCGGTCGGCGCGCAGGTAGACGACCTTGTCGGTCTGGCCCTCGAAGAGCGAGGCCAGGCGCGCGCCGAGCGTCTCGCTGTTGTAGACCGTGGCCGGGTCGTTGGAGAGGAAGATCTCGCCGGACTTGTTGATCGTGATGATCTTGTCGTCCTTGCCCGAGGGCGCGGCCGAGGCGCTGGCCTGAGGCAGGTCGACGTCGATGCCCTCCTGCAGCAGGGGCGCGGTGACCATGAAGATGATCAGCAGGACCAGCATGATGTCGACCAGCGGGACGATGTTGATTTCGGCCAGCGTGGTGCGCGGGCCCTTGACGTTGTTGGAGCCGGTAAAGGCCATGGCGCCCTCCTAAAAAAATTCCTTCTCGATGCGGTGCTCGAGGTCGATGGCGAAGTCGTTTAAGTCTTTCCCTAGCACCTTCAATTTGCTGACGAAGTAGTTGTAGGCGATGACCGCGGGGATGGCCGCGCCCAGTCCTACCGCCGTGGCGATCAAGGCCTCGGCGATGTAGGGGCCGACGACCGCCAGGCTGGAGGACTTTTGCTGCCCGATTGCCCAGAAGGCCGTCAGGATGCCCCAGACCGTCCCGAACAGCCCGATGAAGGGCGAGGCGGAGGCGGTGGTCGCCAAAAAAGAGGTCAGCTGCTCGAGCCGCGCCATCTCGTCGCTTTCGGCGCGGCGGATGTTCTTGCGGATGTGGTCGAGGTTGATCGCGGGACGGCTGGCCGGGTCTTTGGCCTTCTGCTGCTTCGCGCGCAGGATGTCGGCGATGCCCGAGCTGAAGATGGCGTAGAGCGGGTTGCCCTCTTGCGGCGTCGTCTTGGTGAGCATCTCCTCGATGGTGTAGGTCTGGTCGAAGGCCTGGGAAAACTTGTCCGCGCTCTTCTTCGCCCGCTTCACCTGGGCGTACTTGTAGAAGATGATCGCCCAGCTCGTTATCGAGAAGAAGATCAGGATGAGCAGGACCGCCTTGACCAGGGGATCGCTGGAAAAGACCATGTGGAGGACGGATTGGGTCTCTGCCGGGGCGACCGGGGGGGTCATTTGAAGCAGGATGCCGGGGAGGGTCATGGCTAGAACTCCTATATATATGGATAGGGGACGCGAATGTACGGGTTTAGACGTTCCAAGGTGCCAGAAAGTCCTAGGTTTTTTCTAAATTCGGGCTCTAGCACAGTCAAAAAGCCCATAAAATAGAAAATTCGGCAAAAACGCGGGCTTTCTTGACAGGAAAGGGGCTCTCCCACTAATAGAGCGCAAATCGGTACAATGCGTTCGTGCATCCAAAAATTCCTAGGAGGCTTTATGAGTATCCGAACGACGATGGAAGAGGCTTTTCAACGCGGCGAAAAGATCAAGGCCCAAATCCTCGAAGACGTCATGAATTCCCAGGCGATGGGCGAGCTGCTGCAGAACGAATACTTCCTCAAGTCGCTCTCGGCCCTCATGAACACCAAGTACGAGCTCAAGAAGGCGCTGCGCAGCAACCTGAAGTCGGTGCTGCGGATCTTCGACCTCCCGACCCGCGACGAGATCAACACCATGGAGCGAAAGCTGTCCCGCCTCGAGACCGAGATCGACGGTATCCACCGCAAGGTGATGACGGCGCGCCTGGCCAAGGCCAAGGCCGGTTCCGCGAAGAAGGCTGCGCGCGCCAAGCACGCGAAGTAGGCCCGCAGGACACATTCTTTTTTTCTTTGGATTCCGAAGCGCGGGGAAGCCGGGCGTCAGGCCCGGGATGTTCCCCGTCCTTCGGAATCTCTTTTTGTAACTTATGGATGCACCGATCGGCATTTTCGACTCCGGCTTGGGCGGCTTGACCGTCCTGCGCGAGATCGAGCGGGCCCTGCCCGCCGAGGACCTGATCTACGTCGGCGACACCGCCCGCGTCCCTTACGGCATCAAATCGTCCGAGACCGTCACCCGCTATTCCCGGGAAATCTGCGATTTCCTGGTGAGGCAGGGGGTCAAGGCCATTGTCGTGGCCTGCAATACCTCCTCCGCACTGGCCCTCGAGACCCTGCGCCCGCACTACGGCCTGCCGCTCTTGGGGGTCTTGGAGCCGGGGGCCCAGGCCGCGGTGGACGCCACCCGGTCCCAGGTCATCGGGGTCATCGGCACCGAGGGGACCATCAAGTCGGGCGGCTACGCCCAAGCCATCCGGCGAAAATTGCCCCAGGCCCAGGTGCGCGGCCGGGCCTGTCCGCTCTTTGTGCCCCTGGTCGAGGAGGGCTGGGCCCGTCACGAGGTGACCCGACAGGTGGCCGAGGTCTACTTGGGCGAGTGGCGGGGCGACGGCATCGACACCCTGATCTTGGGCTGCACCCATTACCCCGTCTTGAAGCCCCTGATCCAAGAGGTCCTGCCGGGGGTGACCCTGGTCGATTCGGCCCAGGCGACCGCCAAGGCGCTCCAGGTCTTGCTGGGCGAGCTGGGCCTGCTCAAGGTCGCCTCGGAGGCCGGGAGCCGCCGTTTTTTCACCACCGACGCCCCCCAAAAACTGAGCGAGCTGGCCGCCCGCTTCCTGGGCCACGAGCTGGGACCCGTCGAATTGACGAATTTGGGCGTGGAATGACGGCTTATAACTTGACTACAGGGCGGTAAATGCTAACGTCCTCTGACGTTTTTTCCAGCCTTTGAAGAGCCGTTTATCCAGATGACCCAGACCGCGAATATCGAAGAACTCAAAGAAATCGCCCGACAACTGCGCGTGGATTGCCTCAAGATGCTCCACAAGGCCAAGAGCGGCCACACCGGCGGCCCGCTCGGCATCATGGACATCATCGCGGTGCTCTACTTCCACGCGATGCGCCACGATCCCAAAAACCCACGCTGGGAAGACCGCGACCGCTTTATCCTCGCCAACGGCCACTGCTGTCCGGCGATCTACGTCGCGCTCGCCAAGGCCGGCTACTTCCCCAAGACAGAGCTCGATCGGCTGCGGCAGATTGGCAGCCCTTTGCAGGGCCATCCCAAGCTGAAGGTGGAGTGGGGCATCGAGATGTCCACCGGCTCGCTGGGACAGGGGATGTCGGTGGGCAACGGCATCGCGTTGGCCGCGCGCCTCGATAA
This portion of the Deltaproteobacteria bacterium PRO3 genome encodes:
- a CDS encoding DUF3829 domain-containing protein, encoding MINEINAYVKCLNRTASRTADSRRRYLSWVNEQSGPTCKETYISYGLYTLYEDGVKTCNDAADSGKTTGPSLPKAEQAAAELAAAYAELVPLAQKAEDYYQQQDYKDDGCAKAKEMHPKLMSAFNRFLDAERRLSAEVDAIKADVELKELARLEQQQGKRLPYYTQSFMIASRRLMRTVPKENLAEFQSAAYLAAYDGLQKEYDAMLAYAEANAPETSKTFWYSGFESSAKNFFTQAKFLKRDLAEGKKANARGMNEVVDSYNRLVGDANNLRFDFP
- a CDS encoding glutamate racemase, producing MDAPIGIFDSGLGGLTVLREIERALPAEDLIYVGDTARVPYGIKSSETVTRYSREICDFLVRQGVKAIVVACNTSSALALETLRPHYGLPLLGVLEPGAQAAVDATRSQVIGVIGTEGTIKSGGYAQAIRRKLPQAQVRGRACPLFVPLVEEGWARHEVTRQVAEVYLGEWRGDGIDTLILGCTHYPVLKPLIQEVLPGVTLVDSAQATAKALQVLLGELGLLKVASEAGSRRFFTTDAPQKLSELAARFLGHELGPVELTNLGVE
- the tolB gene encoding Tol-Pal system beta propeller repeat protein TolB, with the translated sequence MKRRLSLALFAFLLLLPLSSQAAIYILIDQFSPERKFPIAVADLIEKKSGQADATGVEVADILRKNLKLAGYFDIVDKAHYADRGPALTPEEGLDFSKWTATGATVFVKGGYQKKGKNLVLELRLYDPSLKQMLVGKEYKVPKDKAYAAIHRFADEILLALTGERGIFNTKIAAACGPRGKEQIVIMNVDGTEREPITNNTAMNLSPNFSPDGGQLVFTSYAKFFPELFMSSVKKSKPKRLTFNNMLNITPSFSPDGSLIAFSSSMAGDPDLYLIDAKGNQVAQLTKSQGIDISPSWSPDGNLIAFASERAGNLHLFVTDKNGAEPKRLTFTGYQNDTPEWSPRGDKIAFVKRSGSGFDVFLMNADGSMQQQLTSGSGNNENPSFSPDGRYLVFSSSRNRGSNLYLMMWDGSNQTAITTDGQCKTPDWSNWLDTGEKKKE
- a CDS encoding Ppx/GppA family phosphatase is translated as MKTLAVIDIGSNTLLVTVGRRQDDGSTRILFDEGEVTRLGQGLSDGGELHPEAKARALKALARFKELALAKGAERILAAGTAAFRRARDGADFAAEIQDKLGFPVRVLSGDEEAHYSFASAWHDFGGGRGSLGMIDIGGGSTEFVFGRQGPRFSLPMGTVKLTERFVRGHPIRDAEWSAVLGEIRRLLQENLGEVRARPEAWAAVAATPASLAAVLQQLPAYDPEKVHGFRLKLPALEGLVESLRGKSLAERRAMPGMHPDRAELLPIGGAILLESMKFFGMEEILVSDHGLRYGILFENL
- a CDS encoding Tol-Pal system subunit TolQ translates to MTLPGILLQMTPPVAPAETQSVLHMVFSSDPLVKAVLLILIFFSITSWAIIFYKYAQVKRAKKSADKFSQAFDQTYTIEEMLTKTTPQEGNPLYAIFSSGIADILRAKQQKAKDPASRPAINLDHIRKNIRRAESDEMARLEQLTSFLATTASASPFIGLFGTVWGILTAFWAIGQQKSSSLAVVGPYIAEALIATAVGLGAAIPAVIAYNYFVSKLKVLGKDLNDFAIDLEHRIEKEFF
- the tolR gene encoding protein TolR, with translation MAFTGSNNVKGPRTTLAEINIVPLVDIMLVLLIIFMVTAPLLQEGIDVDLPQASASAAPSGKDDKIITINKSGEIFLSNDPATVYNSETLGARLASLFEGQTDKVVYLRADRNVPYGSVVQVMSACKQAGIERIGMVTEPEITKPL
- a CDS encoding transketolase; amino-acid sequence: MTQTANIEELKEIARQLRVDCLKMLHKAKSGHTGGPLGIMDIIAVLYFHAMRHDPKNPRWEDRDRFILANGHCCPAIYVALAKAGYFPKTELDRLRQIGSPLQGHPKLKVEWGIEMSTGSLGQGMSVGNGIALAARLDKKDYWVYSMHSDGEAQEGMLWEAALSAAHYKLDRRICFLDYNGIQIDGFNKDIKDVSPLEDKFLAFRWAVRSIDGHNIPEILDAIDWAKKTPGKPKMIIAKTILGKGVSIFENLPKYHGVAPSDEELKIALKELGE
- a CDS encoding TonB family protein, whose amino-acid sequence is MDFSDSYKKYFLYSISLHAIALILLLLFGDTTPPPPVKTTQVTMVRLTRMGDPRGSLFAKPPPAEKPAAPQPAAPPQPPPPVPVAKPAPIEPMAPPPKPAKPASPAEPKPTVHLGQEKKPAPKPSPAKPAPATPVVPAAKPRVPAPNEAKISEALAGIQTELKERETAAQPAAPTGVPGGTGTGQVPAFGSPAGDVNATDPGYAQYQSAVRSKIIRQWISTGGAPQGEQAIRARIQVRINASGQVISKHVVRGSGNESFDLSALRAIERASPLPPPPEGIKAEALSEGFVVDFSSRMLGRR